In Triticum aestivum cultivar Chinese Spring unplaced genomic scaffold, IWGSC CS RefSeq v2.1 scaffold183316, whole genome shotgun sequence, the DNA window GGTGCGATCCGCCCTGGCCGGGGAGAGCCGCGTCCGAGAGGAGGCCCTGCCGGACCTGCACTACCTGCGTCTCGTGCTCAAGGAGACGCTCCGGCTGCACCCGGCGGCGCCGCTGCTGCTCCCGCGGGAGTGCCCCGAGTCCCGACATGTCCTCGGCTACACCGTGCCCAAGGGCGCCATGGTGCTCGTCAACGCGTGGGCCATCGGCCGGGACGCGGCGACCTGGGGCGCCGACGCCGAGGAGTTCAGGCCGGAGAGGTTCgaagaggaggcggcgct includes these proteins:
- the LOC123178261 gene encoding alpha-humulene 10-hydroxylase-like yields the protein RSALAGESRVREEALPDLHYLRLVLKETLRLHPAAPLLLPRECPESRHVLGYTVPKGAMVLVNAWAIGRDAATWGADAEEFRPERFEEEAALDFKGTNFKFVPFGAGRRMCPGIAFGLAVVELALASFLFHFDWELPAGGLHMEEQLGVTARRKGDLWLHATVRVPVPALAL